A window of Trichoderma atroviride chromosome 3, complete sequence contains these coding sequences:
- a CDS encoding uncharacterized protein (BUSCO:EOG092D2X2E), which yields MSSPDRRAGMKRPRTQSLPPPSLPQLVAEQKTPIPVTDKDTQRLIVVLSNASLETYKAVQGGVSRAGVHREEKYSLLNSDEHIGVMRKMNRDISDARPDIAHQCLLTLLDSPINKAGRLQIYIHTAKGVLIEVSPSVRIPRTFKRFAGLMVQLLHRLSIRSTTSNEKLLRVIQNPITDHLPPNCRKVTLSFDAQVVRVREYMEALNPKESICVFVGAMAKGADTFADSIVDEKISISNFSLSASVACSKFCHAAEDAWDIL from the exons ATGTCGTCCCCCGATCGTCGCGCTGGCATGAAACGGCCCA GAACTCAGTCGCTCCCACCGCCGTCTCTGCCGCAACTGGTCGCGGAGCAAAAGACACCTATCCCGGTCACCGATAAAGATACCCAGCGATTGATTGTCGTTCTATCAAATGCTAGCCTCGAGACGTACAAGGCCGTTCAAGGTGGTGTCAGCCGTGCGGGTGTCCACCGAGAGGAGAAATACTCGCTTCTCAACAGCGATGAGCATATAGGCGTCATGCGGAAGATGAACCGTGACATCAGCGATGCACGGCCGGACATCGCGCATCAG TGTCTACTGACCCTCCTGGACTCACCAATCAACAAGGCCGGCAGACTCCAGATTTACATCCATACAGCCAAAGGCGTGCTGATCGAGGTATCCCCCTCTGTCCGCATTCCCCGGACTTTCAAGCGATTCGCAGGCCTCATGGTGCAGCTTCTACATCGACTCTCCATTCGCTCCACAACTTCAAACGAGAAGCTTCTACGTGTGATTCAGAATCCGATTACAGATCACTTACCACCAAATTGCCGGAAAGTAACTCTTAGTTTTGATGCGCAAGTAGTTCGCGTGCGTGAGTACATGGAGGCTTTGAACCCTAAGGAGAGCATTTGCGTTTTCGTTGGAGCCATGGCGAAAGGAGCCGACACTTTTGCCGACTCAATagttgatgagaagattTCCATCAGCAATTTTTCGCTATCAGCAAGTGTAGCATGCAGCAAGTTCTGTCATGCGGCTGAGGATGCGTGGGATATCCTATGA